The following are from one region of the Populus trichocarpa isolate Nisqually-1 chromosome 8, P.trichocarpa_v4.1, whole genome shotgun sequence genome:
- the LOC18101449 gene encoding uncharacterized protein LOC18101449, translated as MEIHFLAKVTKNFLVSCETGCQHFICPCFYKQTPLNLHHSSPAMEVTLSSAASASTLKNANVFATSITQKLNTSILTWPSSTNPKVLHLYFPKNPVQRINTFLSLTRCSTKPDTNTNNETDQTSTPESNSNPEPQYPSTTISSNDSLPSNSLPSQSLSRGLVFDLGPSNSWDGKEIGSPVVKRFLSDEEERWYMWYHGNSSQNSGSADSIGLAVSSNGIHWERGVGPVSSSGDVGSVMKCGQDWWAFDTMSIRPGEVVVMSSSKVRASSAVYWLYYSGFSSEKVDYTDDDSLVFSLENPERFCLDNVNNGNVDKGRIFKSLPGLAMSQDGRHWARIEGEHHSGALFDVGSEREWDSLFIAGPRVVFHGNSDLRMYYHSFDVESGQFGIGIARSRDGINWMKLGKIIGGGKISSFDEFGALNACVVRNKKDGRYLMAYEGVAAGGKRSIGLAVSPDGLRDWRRFQDEAVLESSVKDGWDNKGVGSPCLVQMDGEVDEWRLYYRGVGNEGRTGIGMAISQGNDVSSFRRWTGFHL; from the coding sequence ATGGAAATTCACTTCTTGGCCAAAGTGACTAAAAACTTCCTCGTCTCTTGCGAAACAGGCTGTCAACATTTTATTTGTCCTTGCTTCTACAAACAGACACCACTCAATCTCCACCACTCCTCTCCTGCCATGGAAGTCACTCTATCATCAGCAGCTTCAGCTTCAACACTGAAAAACGCTAACGTCTTTGCAACTTCCATCACTCAAAAATTAAACACCTCGATCCTAACATGGCCTTCTTCTACAAATCCCAAAGTGCTACATCTTTATTTCCCCAAGAATCCTGTCCAAAGAATCAACACCTTTCTTTCTCTCACTCGTTGCTCCACAAAACCAGACACCAACACAAACAACGAAACTGACCAAACTTCTACCCCTGAATCCAATTCAAATCCAGAGCCCCAATACCCATCAACAACCATTTCTTCAAATGATTCGCTGCCCTCCAATTCTTTGCCATCACAGTCATTATCTAGGGGATTGGTGTTTGATTTGGGTCCCTCAAATTCATGGGACGGCAAAGAAATTGGGTCACCGGTGGTGAAAAGATTCTTGAGTGACGAGGAAGAGAGATGGTACATGTGGTACCATGGGAATTCTAGTCAAAACTCAGGCTCAGCAGATTCAATAGGACTAGCAGTTTCAAGCAATGGAATTCACTGGGAAAGAGGGGTAGGGCCGGTTAGCTCCAGCGGTGATGTGGGTTCGGTTATGAAGTGTGGTCAAGATTGGTGGGCATTTGATACAATGAGCATTAGGCCTGGTGAAGTGGTTGTAATGTCAAGTTCAAAAGTCAGAGCTTCAAGTGCTGTTTACTGGCTTTACTACTCTGGTTTTAGTTCTGAGAAGGTGGATTATACGGATGATGATTCCTTGGTGTTCAGTTTAGAAAACCCAGAAAGGTTTTGCCTTGATAATGTGAATAATGGGAATGTTGATAAAGGGAGGATCTTTAAGTCTCTGCCTGGTCTGGCAATGAGTCAGGATGGGAGGCATTGGGCTAGAATTGAAGGGGAACATCACAGTGGAGCTCTGTTTGACGTGGGGTCTGAGAGAGAGTGGGATTCTTTGTTCATTGCTGGTCCACGGGTTGTTTTTCATGGTAATAGTGATCTTAGAATGTATTATCACTCGTTTGATGTGGAAAGTGGGCAATTTGGTATTGGGATTGCAAGGTCAAGAGATGGGATTAATTGGATGAAGTTGGGGAAGATAATTGGAGGAGGAAAAATCAGTTCTTTTGATGAGTTTGGTGCACTAAATGCATGTGTTGTGAGGAACAAGAAAGATGGGAGGTATTTGATGGCTTATGAGGGTGTCGCTGCTGGTGGAAAGAGGAGTATTGGATTGGCAGTGTCTCCTGATGGATTAAGAGATTGGAGGAGATTTCAAGACGAGGCAGTGCTGGAGTCATCTGTGAAAGATGGATGGGATAACAAGGGAGTTGGATCACCCTGTTTGGTTCAAATGGACGGGGAAGTTGATGAATGGAGGTTGTATTACAGAGGAGTTGGCAATGAGGGAAGGACTGGAATTGGAATGGCAATTTCTCAAGGAAATGATGTTAGTAGTTTTAGACGATGGACAGGATTCCATTTATAA
- the LOC7460706 gene encoding uncharacterized protein LOC7460706, with translation MGKDSKAKDAGAKGKGKGKQAGGGSDENASKGKGKSGKASDGLGTCTYVKARHILCEKQGKINEAYQKLQDGWLSNGDKVPPAEFAKLASEYSECPSGKKGGDLGWFPRGKMAGPFQDVAFATQIGATSAPFKSTHGYHVILCEGRKN, from the exons ATGGGAAAGGACTCGAAGGCAAAAGACGCTGGAGCGAAGGGAAAGGGTAAGGGAAAGCAGGCAGGGGGTGGGAGTGATGAAAATGCTTCCAAGGGGAAAGGAAAATCTGGAAAGGCTTCAGATGGGCTCGGCACTTGCACTTATGTCAAAG CGAGGCATATATTATGTGAGAAGCAAGGCAAGATCAATGAGGCATACCAGAAGTTGCAGGATGGTTGGCTAAGCAATGGTGACAAGGTTCCTCCAGCTGAGTTTGCAAAG TTGGCTTCCGAGTACTCAGAGTGTCCATCAGGAAAGAAAGGCGGAGACCTTGGATGGTTCCCTCGAGGAAAGATGGCGGGTCCCTTTCAAGATGTGGCATTTGCCACTCAAATTGGAGCTACAAGTGCACCATTCAAGTCAAC ACATGGGTATCACGTAATATTGTGTGAAGGGAGGAAGAATTAA